The DNA window CCTGATGCTGAGGTCTGGGATGTGGAGGCCCTGGCCCCCTTCCTTCCGAGGTTCACGAAGCGCCCTGATACCGGCTGGCCTCATCTCTACTCCCCGGTGGCCGTGGAGGTGGACATGCGCCTTTCCCCCGAGGCGGTCTGGGCTCGGTGGGAGGCGTGGCTTTCGGTCTACTCCGGGGTGCTCTGGTTTGTGCCCTCCGAGGAGAGGGCTCGGGCGGTGGGCTCTCTGCTCAGGCGGTGGTTGGAGGGGCGTGAAGGCCTCTCGGATGCCTGGCGGGTCTATGTGATTGGGAGGTGGTGGGATGGACAAGACTGAGGCTCAGGATTGGCGTGCGTCCTCCCTTGGGGGGGGCTGGCTCACTACCGGGGATGTGGCCCGGCGGGTCGGCATCTCTCCCGGTACGGCCCGGTACTACGCGGGCCTGCTCCTGGACCGGGGTTATCCCCTGCGTAAGGAGCAGAAGGAGAAAGGGGAGGAGTACCTTTGGCCCCCGAGGCGGCGGAGCTTCTGCGTCTGGCCTACGGGTGGCCCGGTCCGTGTCCCCTCGCCTCTCCGTGGAGGAAGCCCTTTCCCTCCTGGAGACGGCTGGCCGGCTGGCTCGGGGGCTCAAGGAGGGTGCGCCCACCATTCCCGAGGTGGTCCGGGACCTGAAGGGGCTGGGGGAGGTGCTGGAGGCGTTTAGGGGGGAGGCTAAGCGGTATGAGAGGCTTTCCGGGGAGATGTCCGCCACCCTGGGCGGCTTCCTTCGCCGCTTGGAGGGGGAGATGCAGGGGTTTGTCGCCGATACGCGCCGGGAGGTTTCCGAGGCCCTGAGCCGGGTGGTCAATCCCCTGGTCCCCGCCACCACCCTGGCGGTGCTTTCGTCCCTCTTCGCCGTGGGCTTCCTCGTCCTCTCCTCCGTCCACTCTGCGGGCTGGGTGTCGGCCCTTCCCTACCTGGGGCGGCCCTCCTGGGCGGGCCGTGGTCTGGTGGTTGAGGGGTTAGCCCCTATAATGGGGGCATGCGGTCGGCCATCGCCAAGCTCGGACTTCCCCCTACAAACTTCACCCTGCCGGAGGTTCGGGGTAGAATGGTCTGACCCCGGGGGTGCGGTGGCCGACCTAAATCCCCGGGGGTTTTACCTTCCCCCGAAATCCTCGTTCAGGACGGCCAAGGGCCCTCTCCTACGGCCTCCGGGAGGTGGTCCGGCGGGCGCTCGCCCCCTACGCTGACCACTTCCGGGGGCTTACTTCCTGCGGCTACCCCGCCCCTCAGGGGGACCATGTAACGGCCTTCCTCGTGGAGGAGGAGGAGGGCTACCGGGTCCGCTTCTCCGGGGTGATGACCTGCGGGTCCCGTGGGCTTGCCCGGTGTGCTCCTCGCGGCTGGCCCGGGACCGGGGCGAGGCCTGGCCCGGGCGGCGGCCCGGCTGGTGGGGCTCGGCTACCGGGCCGTGCATGTGGTGCTCACGGTTCGGCACACCCGGGGGAGGCCCTGGCCGATGTCTTCGGGGCCCTCTCCTCGGCCTGGCGGTGGGCCTGGGGGCATAGGCGGGTCAAGGCCTCCTCCGGGGGTGGCCTATGCCCGTTCGGTGGAGATTACCTTCGGGCGCAACGGCTGGCACCCCCACATCCACGCCCTTCTGCTCGTGCCTGCTCACCGGGATCCCTGGGCCCTTGAGGATCCACTTTGGGAGGCGTGGAGTGAGGCGGTGGAGGCGGTGGGCTGGGCTCCCTCGTCCCGTGATGCCTACTCCTTTGAGGTCGTGGAGTCCGAGGAGGACTTGGGCCATGTGAGCCGCTATGTGGGCAAGGGCTCGTGGGGCCTCGGCCTCGAGGTGGCGGGTGGACCTCTGAAAGGGGGCCACCAGGGCCTGACCCCCTTTGAGTTGCTGGGGGCGGCCTGGGCTGGGGGGCCATCCCGTACCAGGGCACCCCGGCCTGGGTGGACGGGGAGGGAGGGAGGTGGAGGTGGACCCCCTGGAGGAGGGGGGGCCTTGATACTCCGGGAGTTTTGCGGCCACGCCCTCCGGCACGCTACTCGCCTCGGTCTGACCCCTGAGGAGGCCGCCTGGCGGTGGGTGGAGTACGCCAAGGCCACCCGTGGCCGCAAGGCCCTGACCACTTCCAGGGCGCTGACCCTCCTCCTCCGGGAGGCCCTGGCCGAGGTGGAGGCCGAGGAGGAGGCCCGGCCTCCGGTGGAGGTGGTCAAGCTCGCCCGGGCCGCTTATGTCTGGCTTCTCCGGTCTGGCCGGCTGGCCTACTGGATCCATGTGGCTGAGTCCCTGGGCTCGCTGGTCCTGGCCTGTGAGCTTCTGGGGCTCGTGGAGGGGGTGGAGTGGGATGTGGTTCCCCGTGCTCCTCCTGGGGAGGAGGAGGTGGCGGCTTGCGTCTAGCAAAACCCTCCGCTAAAACTTGGCGGAAAGGGTACCCGGCACTTTTCGCGAGGTTTTTTGCGGGGGGGTATGGGGTTTGGGGGGTGAGCCCCGCCCCCAAAATCCCCTTTCTGGGCGGTATACTTTGCGTATGCCCCTGGCGTGGCTGACTGGGGGGCGGGGCGAGGGCGAAGCCCTAGGGGGGGCGCGAAGCGCCCCCCTAGGGGCTTCGCCCCTCGGGCCTTGGTGCGAGGCCCGACCCCCCACCCCATACCCCCCCGGATGGAACGAAACGGGGGTGCAGGGGGCGCCCAGCCCCCTGCCTGCAAACCCGCGCCGGGCGTGGAAGGGGCCCCGTCAGGGGACGAGGGGGGCCCCCTTCCTTTGGGGCGGCATTTTTCTGGGGCGGCCTCCTCGGGTTGCGGGGTACGGGGTGGGCCGGGCCCCTGTCCAGGGTGCGGGGTAGGGGCCCCGCACCCCCGAAGGGGGCTTGCCCTGGACAGGGTGGCCCACCCCGTAGACTGGTTGGCCCCGAGGCCGCCCCGGGTCTGGAGGGTTTGGAGGTAGCGGGTGGCTGAGGAGAGGCCCCACCCCCTGGTGCATCTGGCCTGCGACGGGGTCATGCCCCGCTGGCTGGCTGAGGTCTACGGGGTTCCCCGGGGGCGGGCCACCGGAGGGTGGTCCACCTTCCCCCTACCCCCTGGTCCCGGAGGGCGGTCCGCCTCGAGGTGGTGGGGTGGTCCCGGGGTGAGGTGGCTCTTGCGCCGAAGGCCCTCCGCCATGCCCTGGCGACTGCGGTGGCCCGCTACCGCCTGAGGGCCCGCCCTGACCTTTGGGACTCCCTGGCCGTCCGGTCCTCCCGGCGTTCCCTCCGAGGGAGGGAGTGGGCCCGTTGGCTAGGCCGGGAGGGTCGCTTGAAGGGGGTCCCCGCCCTGATGCTGAGGTCTGGGATGTGGAGGCCCTGGCCCCCTTCCTTCCGAGGTTCACGAAGCGCCCTGATACCGGCTGGCCTCATCTCTACTCCCCGGTGGCCGTGGAGGTGGACATGCGCCTTTCCCCCGAGGCGGTCTGGGCTCGGTGGGAGGCGTGGCTTTCGGTCTACTCCGGGGTGCTCTGGTTTGTGCCCTCCGAGGAGAGGGCTCGGGCGGTGGGCTCTCTGCTCAGGCGGTGGTTGGAGGGGCGTGAAGGCCTCTCGGATGCCTGGCGGGTCTATGTGATTGGGAGGTGGTGGGATGGACAAGACTGAGGCTCAGGATTGGCGTGCGTCCTCCCTTGGGGGGGGCTGGCTCACTACCGGGGATGTGGCCCGGCGGGTCGGCATCTCTCCCGGTACGGCCCGGTACTACGCGGGCCTGCTCCTGGACCGGGGTTATCCCCTGCGTAAGGAGCAGAAGGAGAAAGGGGAGGAGTACCTTTGGCCCCCCGAGGCGGCGGAGCTTCTGCGTCTGGCCTACGGGGTGGCCCGGTCCGTGTCCCCTCGCCTCTCCGTGGAGGAAGCCCTTTCCCTCCTGGAGACGGCTGGCCGGCTGGCTCGGGGGCTCAAGGAGGGTGCGCCCACCATTCCCGAGGTGGTCCGGGACCTGAAGGGGCTGGGGGAGGTGCTGGAGGCGTTTAGGGGGGAGGCTAAGCGGTATGAGAGGCTTTCCGGGGAGATGTCCGCCACCCTGGGCGGCTTCCTTCGCCGCTTGGAGGGGGAGATGCAGGGGTTTGTCGCCGATACGCGCCGGGAGGTTTCCGAGGCCCTGAGCCGGGTGGTCAATCCCCTGGTCCCCGCCACCACCCTGGCGGTGCTTTCGTCCCTCTTCGCCGTGGGCTTCCTCGTCCTCTCCTCCGTCCACTCTGCGGGCTGGGTGTCGGCCCTTCCCTACCTGGGGGCGGCCCTCCTGGGCGGGGCCGTGGTCTGGTGGTTGAGGGGTTAGCCCCTATAATGGGGGCATGCGGTCGGCCATCGCCAAGCTCGGACTTCCCCCCTACAAACTTCACCCTGCCGGAGGTTCGGGGTAGAATGGTCTGACCCCCGGGGGTGCGGTGGCCGACCTAAATCCCCGGGGGTTTTACCTTCCCCGAAATCCTCGTTCAGGACGGCCAAAGGGCCCTCTCCTACGGCCTCCGGGAGGTGGTCCGGCGGGCGCTCGCCCCCTACGCTGACCACTTCCGGGGGCTTACTTCCTGCGGCTACCCCGCCCCTCAGGGGGACCATGTAACGGCCTTCCTCGTGGAGGAGGAGGAGGGCTACCGGGTCCGCTTCTCCGGGGTGATGACCTGCGGGTCCCCGTGGGCTTGCCCGGTGTGCTCCTCGCGGCTGGCCCGGGACCGGGGCGAGGCCCTGGCCCGGGCGGCGGCCCGGCTGGTGGGGCTCGGCTACCGGGCCGTGCATGTGGTGCTCACGGTTCGGCACACCCGGGGGGAGGCCCTGGCCGATGTCTTCGGGGCCCTCTCCTCGGCCTGGCGGTGGGCCTGGGGGCATAGGCGGGTCAAGGCCCTCCTCCGGGGGGTGGCCTATGCCCGTTCGGTGGAGATTACCTTCGGGCGCAACGGCTGGCACCCCCACATCCACGCCCTTCTGCTCGTGCCTGCTCACCGGGATCCCTGGGCCCTTGAGGATCCACTTTGGGAGGCGTGGAGTGAGGCGGTGGAGGCGGTGGGCTGGGCTCCCTCGTCCCGTGATGCCTACTCCTTTGAGGTCGTGGAGTCCGAGGAGGACTTGGGCCATGTGAGCCGCTATGTGGGCAAGGGCTCGTGGGGCCTCGGCCTCGAGGTGGCGGGTGGACCTCTGAAAGGGGGCCACCAGGGCCTGACCCCCTTTGAGTTGCTGGGGGCGGCCTGGGCTGGGGGGGCCATCCCGTACCAGGGCACCCCGGCCTGGGTGGACGGGGAGGGGAGGGAGGTGGAGGTGGACCCCCTGGAGGAGGGGGGGGCCTTGATACTCCGGGAGTTTTGCGGCCACGCCCTCCGGCACGCTACTCGCCTCGGTCTGACCCCTGAGGAGGCCGCCTGGCGGTGGGTGGAGTACGCCAAGGCCACCCGTGGCCGCAAGGCCCTGACCACTTCCAGGGCGCTGACCCTCCTCCTCCGGGAGGCCCTGGCCGAGGTGGAGGCCGAGGAGGAGGCCCGGCCTCCGGTGGAGGTGGTCAAGCTCGCCCGGGCCGCTTATGTCTGGCTTCTCCGGTCTGGCCGGCTGGCCTACTGGATCCATGTGGCTGAGTCCCTGGGCTCGCTGGTCCTGGCCTGTGAGCTTCTGGGGCTCGTGGAGGGGGTGGAGTGGGATGTGGTTCCCCGTGCTCCTCCTGGGGAGGAGGAGGTGGCGGCTTG is part of the Thermus amyloliquefaciens genome and encodes:
- a CDS encoding protein rep; the encoded protein is MVRRALAPYADHFRGLTSCGYPAPQGDHVTAFLVEEEEGYRVRFSGVMTCGSPWACPVCSSRLARDRGEALARAAARLVGLGYRAVHVVLTVRHTRGEALADVFGALSSAWRWAWGHRRVKALLRGVAYARSVEITFGRNGWHPHIHALLLVPAHRDPWALEDPLWEAWSEAVEAVGWAPSSRDAYSFEVVESEEDLGHVSRYVGKGSWGLGLEVAGGPLKGGHQGLTPFELLGAAWAGGAIPYQGTPAWVDGEGREVEVDPLEEGGALILREFCGHALRHATRLGLTPEEAAWRWVEYAKATRGRKALTTSRALTLLLREALAEVEAEEEARPPVEVVKLARAAYVWLLRSGRLAYWIHVAESLGSLVLACELLGLVEGVEWDVVPRAPPGEEEVAACV